One region of Candidatus Krumholzibacteriia bacterium genomic DNA includes:
- a CDS encoding lactate utilization protein B yields MPTEAIRTHAAAAEEFCRDEAHVDWHNGALWALRAKRDAASAKVEGWESLRETASAIKRHTLAHLADYLEEFERNCTRNGIVVHWARTAEEHNAIVHGILERNGLERLVKSKSMLTEECHLNPYLEERGIEVVDTDLGERIIQFRHEPPSHSVVPAIHLKKEQVGELFEEKLGTEPGNSDPTYLTKAARRHLRQKFLGAEAGLTGVNMGIASEGAVVVCTNEGNADMGANVPRVQIHSMGLHKVVPDLDSAGVILRLLARSATGQPVTVYSSFYAGPRPDGEMHLVLVDNGRSARLGDAEKFESMKCISCGGCLNTCPVYRRSGGYSYNSLIPGPIGIATETGGDATHTLPFACTLCGSCTAVCPVQVPLHEMISAWRRDLARSGDLPYGKTRLMPRIGKVLGSETAMNRSMGLARFAVRRLPGAMLRPFAGFWTDTRELPEAPPESFESWYRRNRGGR; encoded by the coding sequence GTGCCGACCGAAGCCATCCGCACCCACGCCGCCGCGGCCGAGGAGTTCTGCCGGGACGAAGCCCACGTCGACTGGCACAACGGCGCCCTCTGGGCGCTGCGCGCCAAGCGCGACGCAGCGAGCGCGAAGGTCGAGGGCTGGGAATCGCTGCGCGAGACCGCGAGCGCGATCAAGCGTCACACGCTGGCGCACCTCGCCGATTACCTCGAGGAGTTCGAGCGCAACTGCACGCGCAACGGGATCGTCGTGCACTGGGCGCGGACGGCCGAGGAGCACAACGCGATCGTGCACGGCATCCTCGAACGGAACGGTCTGGAGCGACTGGTCAAATCGAAGTCGATGCTCACCGAGGAGTGCCACCTCAACCCCTATCTCGAGGAGCGGGGGATCGAGGTCGTCGACACCGACCTCGGCGAACGCATCATCCAGTTCCGCCACGAGCCGCCGTCGCACAGCGTGGTCCCGGCCATCCACCTGAAGAAGGAGCAGGTCGGCGAGCTGTTCGAGGAGAAGCTCGGTACCGAGCCCGGCAACAGCGATCCAACCTATCTCACCAAGGCGGCCCGGCGGCACCTGCGCCAGAAGTTCCTCGGCGCCGAAGCCGGTCTCACGGGCGTGAACATGGGGATCGCGTCGGAGGGCGCGGTGGTCGTGTGCACGAACGAGGGCAACGCCGACATGGGCGCGAACGTGCCCCGCGTGCAGATCCACAGCATGGGTCTGCACAAGGTGGTTCCCGATCTCGACAGCGCGGGCGTGATCCTGCGCCTGCTCGCCCGCAGTGCCACCGGCCAGCCGGTGACCGTGTACTCCAGCTTCTACGCGGGACCCCGGCCGGACGGCGAGATGCATCTGGTACTGGTGGACAACGGACGCTCGGCTCGTCTGGGTGATGCCGAGAAGTTCGAGTCGATGAAGTGCATCAGCTGCGGTGGATGCCTGAACACGTGCCCCGTCTATCGACGCTCCGGTGGCTACAGCTACAATTCGTTGATCCCGGGCCCGATCGGCATCGCGACCGAGACCGGCGGCGACGCCACGCACACGCTTCCGTTCGCGTGCACCTTGTGTGGGAGTTGCACCGCCGTGTGCCCCGTGCAGGTCCCTCTGCACGAGATGATCAGTGCCTGGCGCCGCGATCTCGCGCGCTCCGGCGACCTGCCCTACGGGAAGACCCGGCTGATGCCGCGCATCGGCAAGGTACTCGGGAGCGAGACCGCGATGAACCGTTCGATGGGGCTCGCTCGCTTCGCCGTGCGCCGTCTGCCGGGGGCGATGCTTCGGCCCTTCGCCGGGTTCTGGACGGACACGCGCGAGCTTCCCGAAGCACCTCCGGAGTCCTTCGAGAGCTGGTACCGCAGGAATCGAGGTGGCCGATGA
- a CDS encoding helix-turn-helix transcriptional regulator, producing MELALAAGVSTRHLSFVETGRSRPGRELVLRLAEALDLPLRHVNSLLVAADYAPRYTAWSLDDDPTGMVRAALDRMLARHEPDPALVTTRDYDVIMTNEGARRLLSWLTDGDDLLTRHDNTYRMLFDADGLRPYLVDFERLQPALLKRLHEESMRYQSDTLLGLYEECAAHVSSGTPAETDPADDSIPVITLGLRKGHVELWFLSTVTTFGTAIDVTTEELRVECLFPADEATREFVESEIAG from the coding sequence ATGGAGCTCGCTCTGGCGGCTGGCGTGTCCACACGTCACCTGAGCTTCGTCGAGACCGGACGCTCCCGGCCGGGACGAGAGCTGGTCCTTCGTCTGGCCGAGGCCCTGGACCTGCCGCTGCGTCACGTCAACTCACTGCTGGTCGCCGCGGACTACGCTCCGCGCTACACGGCCTGGTCGCTCGACGACGACCCGACCGGTATGGTCCGCGCCGCACTCGATCGCATGCTGGCGCGACACGAGCCCGACCCGGCCCTCGTCACGACACGCGACTACGACGTGATCATGACCAACGAGGGCGCACGTCGACTGCTGTCATGGCTGACCGACGGCGACGACCTGTTGACGCGCCACGACAACACCTACCGGATGCTCTTCGACGCCGATGGTCTCCGCCCGTACCTGGTGGACTTCGAGAGACTCCAGCCCGCGCTCCTGAAGCGACTGCACGAGGAGAGCATGCGCTACCAGAGCGACACCCTCCTCGGCTTGTACGAGGAGTGCGCCGCCCACGTCTCGTCGGGTACGCCGGCGGAGACAGACCCCGCGGACGACTCGATCCCAGTGATCACCCTGGGGCTGCGCAAGGGCCATGTCGAACTGTGGTTCCTCTCCACGGTGACGACCTTCGGAACCGCGATCGACGTGACGACGGAGGAACTGCGGGTCGAGTGCCTCTTCCCGGCCGACGAGGCAACGCGAGAGTTCGTGGAGTCGGAGATCGCCGGGTGA
- a CDS encoding SRPBCC family protein has translation MTCGHASRQSELHLTEAADAPPVSQEVSEPGHCLSPGILTITHEVIVLVTFREYPDREVLRRSHDGGGRSVRTKTLRTALVANAVFSALTGAALLVFGEPIAGWIGVGTPFVHRILGGALLVFAGFVAWTGTRRAVDTFRAALISLADFSWVIGTVVLILMTLGTLEAHAILALLAIAAAVLFFGLRQLQGIGELYRDANGSRAHVLCLEVESPVAPERLWPRVADLRGIGRYAPKLARVVLREDTEPGVDAVRECTDTGGRTWAERCRRFDPDELLLEFEFLADEPGFPFPFETMSGGWEIEPCGSGSTVIVWFTVTPKYGLAHPFVLAMMARKLTTDMGAVVARMSSAARSEAVDRDAIVARDGDAACHSSATEP, from the coding sequence GTGACGTGTGGACACGCCAGCCGCCAGAGCGAGCTCCATCTGACTGAAGCGGCGGACGCCCCGCCAGTGTCTCAAGAGGTCTCCGAACCGGGACATTGTCTCTCTCCTGGAATCCTGACGATTACCCATGAGGTAATCGTTCTCGTTACTTTTCGCGAGTACCCTGACCGTGAGGTGTTGAGAAGGTCCCACGACGGCGGAGGTCGGAGCGTGCGCACGAAGACCCTGAGGACGGCTCTCGTGGCCAATGCGGTGTTCTCGGCGCTGACGGGGGCGGCGCTGCTCGTCTTCGGCGAGCCGATCGCCGGATGGATCGGTGTCGGGACGCCGTTCGTCCATCGGATTCTCGGCGGCGCCCTGCTCGTGTTCGCCGGTTTCGTGGCTTGGACCGGGACGCGACGTGCGGTCGACACGTTCCGGGCCGCCCTCATCAGCCTGGCGGATTTCTCGTGGGTGATCGGGACCGTCGTGTTGATCTTGATGACCCTCGGAACGTTGGAGGCGCACGCGATTCTCGCGCTGCTGGCGATCGCCGCGGCCGTGCTCTTCTTCGGCCTACGCCAACTGCAAGGCATCGGAGAGCTGTACCGTGACGCGAACGGATCGAGGGCACACGTCCTGTGCCTCGAGGTCGAAAGTCCGGTGGCGCCGGAACGTCTCTGGCCGAGGGTCGCCGACCTGCGCGGTATCGGTCGCTATGCGCCGAAGTTGGCCCGAGTCGTCCTGCGCGAGGACACCGAGCCCGGTGTCGATGCGGTTCGCGAGTGCACGGATACCGGGGGTAGGACGTGGGCAGAACGGTGCCGGCGCTTCGACCCCGACGAACTGCTCCTGGAGTTCGAATTCCTCGCCGACGAGCCGGGGTTCCCGTTCCCGTTCGAGACGATGTCCGGTGGTTGGGAGATCGAGCCGTGCGGGTCGGGGTCGACGGTCATCGTCTGGTTCACGGTCACGCCGAAGTACGGCCTGGCGCATCCCTTCGTGCTTGCCATGATGGCACGGAAGCTCACGACGGACATGGGGGCGGTCGTGGCGCGCATGTCGTCGGCGGCGCGAAGCGAAGCCGTCGACCGGGATGCAATCGTGGCACGTGACGGGGACGCCGCGTGTCACTCGTCCGCGACGGAACCGTAG
- a CDS encoding CocE/NonD family hydrolase, which produces MPVLAEKLLADAPGDDTPHALIRRMELALAAGRPDAALAAFARMGDAAVPVETPAAFVYRIHAEAARAVEDDGADFAAAYTDAFDRVFAEVDDRGAHELAWYLETPGFVFERRLQAALARTGGAPTLDRAGATRLVRAWISTRVDAAAAPRLADLLARDRTRRYVIDENVRIPTPAGVTLSATLVRPRTEARLPTALVFTIYADAAASRQRALAAASYGYVGMVALSRGKGSSDAEIMPYEHEAEDAPAVVEWIADQSWSNGEVGMYGASYEGFAAWAAAKSMPDALRAIAAHAAALPGQGLPMMNNVFLSANYGWPFFVANNRTLDFETYNDLERWEALHQEWFASGRPYRDLDAIDGVPNPFFQRWLDHPAFDSYWQSMAPYGAEFARIDIPVLSITGYYDDGQISAVHYLREHDRFRPDAEHFLVIGPYDHFGVAASRKARELRGYGIDPTARFDTEALTFAWFDHVLRGADRPVLLQDRINHQVMGADRWGHAASLDEMAEERWRLHLTPARDEAFHRLSESPPERPDALVQTVDLADRDVIHNDYYPEVIDGGSPDFETGLVFISDPLPRASELSGFPSGQLTITINKRDVDLGVRFYEVQADGSLFHLSYWLGRASHADDPTERRLLTPGEPTDVAFDRSYLVSRRIEAGHRLLVVVDVNKNPWHQLNYGTGADVSEESIADAGAPLRIEWANDSYVELPVTWVD; this is translated from the coding sequence ATGCCCGTACTCGCGGAGAAGCTGTTGGCCGATGCTCCCGGCGACGACACTCCCCACGCGCTGATCCGGCGCATGGAGCTCGCACTCGCCGCGGGACGTCCCGATGCGGCGCTCGCCGCCTTCGCCCGGATGGGCGATGCCGCCGTGCCGGTGGAGACGCCGGCCGCCTTTGTGTATCGCATCCATGCCGAAGCAGCGCGCGCGGTGGAGGACGACGGCGCGGACTTCGCCGCCGCCTACACTGATGCCTTCGACAGGGTGTTCGCCGAGGTCGACGATCGCGGCGCGCACGAACTCGCCTGGTACCTCGAAACGCCGGGCTTCGTCTTCGAGCGACGGCTGCAGGCCGCTCTGGCGCGCACGGGTGGCGCGCCGACTCTGGACCGGGCGGGAGCAACGAGACTCGTGCGGGCGTGGATCAGCACCCGGGTCGACGCCGCCGCGGCGCCCCGTCTCGCAGACCTTCTCGCACGGGACCGGACGCGCCGGTACGTGATCGACGAGAACGTCCGGATTCCAACGCCGGCCGGGGTGACGCTCTCGGCGACGCTGGTGCGGCCGCGCACCGAAGCCCGACTGCCGACGGCGCTGGTCTTCACGATCTACGCCGATGCTGCTGCGAGTCGGCAGCGCGCACTGGCGGCGGCGTCCTACGGCTACGTCGGCATGGTGGCCCTCTCCCGCGGCAAAGGCTCCAGCGATGCCGAGATCATGCCCTACGAGCACGAGGCCGAGGATGCGCCCGCGGTCGTGGAGTGGATCGCCGACCAATCCTGGTCGAACGGCGAAGTCGGAATGTACGGCGCCAGCTACGAAGGCTTCGCGGCCTGGGCGGCCGCGAAGAGCATGCCCGACGCGTTGCGCGCCATCGCAGCCCATGCCGCTGCCCTGCCGGGGCAGGGCCTGCCGATGATGAACAACGTCTTCCTCAGCGCGAACTACGGTTGGCCGTTCTTCGTCGCGAACAATCGCACGCTGGACTTCGAGACCTACAACGACCTCGAGCGCTGGGAGGCGCTCCATCAGGAGTGGTTCGCCAGCGGTCGTCCCTATCGTGACCTCGACGCGATCGACGGGGTGCCCAACCCCTTCTTCCAGCGCTGGTTGGATCATCCCGCCTTCGATTCCTACTGGCAATCCATGGCACCCTACGGCGCCGAGTTCGCCCGGATCGACATCCCGGTCCTGTCGATCACCGGCTACTACGACGACGGCCAGATCTCCGCGGTCCACTATCTGCGCGAGCACGACCGGTTCCGTCCGGACGCCGAGCACTTCCTGGTGATCGGTCCCTACGATCACTTCGGGGTCGCTGCGTCGCGGAAGGCGCGCGAGCTGCGCGGGTACGGCATCGACCCGACGGCGCGGTTCGACACCGAGGCCCTGACCTTCGCCTGGTTCGACCACGTGCTCCGTGGTGCCGATCGCCCGGTGCTGCTCCAGGACCGGATCAATCATCAGGTGATGGGCGCCGACCGCTGGGGCCATGCTGCCTCGCTGGACGAAATGGCGGAGGAGCGCTGGCGACTCCACCTCACCCCCGCCCGCGACGAGGCCTTTCACCGGCTCTCGGAATCGCCGCCGGAACGCCCGGATGCACTCGTCCAGACCGTCGACCTCGCCGACCGGGACGTCATCCACAACGACTACTATCCCGAGGTGATCGACGGCGGCTCGCCGGATTTCGAGACCGGACTCGTCTTCATCAGCGATCCCCTGCCCCGGGCGAGCGAGCTGAGCGGATTCCCGAGCGGCCAACTCACGATCACGATCAACAAGCGGGACGTCGATCTGGGCGTCCGGTTCTACGAGGTGCAGGCCGATGGATCGCTGTTCCATCTCTCCTACTGGCTCGGCAGGGCGAGTCATGCCGACGATCCGACGGAGCGCCGTCTGCTGACGCCCGGTGAGCCGACCGACGTCGCGTTCGACCGTTCCTACCTCGTCAGTCGCCGGATCGAGGCTGGCCATCGGCTCCTGGTCGTGGTGGACGTGAACAAGAACCCCTGGCACCAGCTCAACTACGGCACGGGCGCCGACGTCAGCGAGGAATCGATCGCCGACGCCGGCGCGCCACTGCGGATCGAGTGGGCCAACGACAGCTATGTCGAGTTGCCCGTCACCTGGGTGGATTGA
- a CDS encoding LUD domain-containing protein, giving the protein MNAREEILGALRQVDVPDVPKPEVVPSAVPADLVAAFEAGLESVAGRLVRVGQLSEIQDDLDERIARGEQVVCRVDGLRGNREIDDDPRDLGDVDYAVFSADWGVAENGAVWVRDESLGHRITPFITEHLGLVLPADRIVADMHAAMQAIELPQARMGVFIAGPSKTADIEQALVIGAHGACSATVYLV; this is encoded by the coding sequence ATGAACGCGCGCGAAGAGATCCTCGGCGCACTCCGCCAGGTCGACGTTCCCGACGTGCCGAAGCCGGAGGTCGTTCCCTCCGCGGTTCCCGCCGATCTCGTGGCGGCGTTCGAGGCCGGTCTCGAGTCAGTCGCCGGACGGTTGGTCCGCGTCGGGCAGCTCTCCGAGATCCAGGACGATCTCGACGAGCGCATCGCACGTGGCGAGCAGGTCGTGTGCAGGGTCGACGGCCTGCGGGGCAATCGAGAGATCGACGACGACCCGCGCGATCTCGGTGACGTCGACTACGCGGTGTTCTCGGCCGACTGGGGAGTCGCGGAGAACGGCGCCGTCTGGGTCCGCGACGAGAGCCTCGGACACCGGATCACACCCTTCATCACCGAACACCTCGGACTGGTGCTGCCCGCCGATCGGATCGTGGCCGACATGCACGCGGCGATGCAGGCGATCGAATTGCCGCAGGCTCGCATGGGCGTGTTCATTGCCGGGCCGTCGAAGACCGCGGACATCGAGCAGGCGCTCGTGATCGGTGCGCACGGTGCGTGCAGCGCGACGGTGTATCTGGTGTGA
- a CDS encoding protein kinase, whose product MIGKTLAHYEVTAHLGAGGMGEVVRARDTKLGRDVALKILPAAVADDAERLARFQREAQLLASLNHPNIAAIHGVEEDDDVRFLVMELAEGEDLQVRLRDGALPLEDATAIARDIAEGLEEAHECGVVHRDLKPANVMVSTNGKVKILDFGLARAYSGSDHEEGDPALSPTITAAMTSAGTVLGSAAYMSPEQAKGREVDRRTDIWAFGVILYEMITGQRLFEGETVSETMAAVLKDPIDLDTLPAEVPVGIRSLLARCLERDPRRRLRDIGEARIHLDPSATTTVLSGGAPAAKEPVAMGGRAPVVPWTLFVLAVLAAAWFALDPLATTPEDGAEGAGVIRAAIEPPDGVGLHLSGANPGPATISPDGTRLVYTARTENGGRGLWLQELSHRDARRLEGTDDGQYPFWSPDGRSIAYFSDADLRVHDLDSRTDRAVAAAGGGKGGCWFPDDTILFAASAATALSRLDLATGEVSAVTRLSDEPAANSHRHPRSLGSDRYFLFAGRTTERVTGPSVAILFGDLETGEVRELLRADGQAEFAAGHLFYALESKLYARPFDAARGEFTGVATLVADGVGLIPGAGLSLVSVAPTGALAYHPGERVSLLGDLLWFDLEGEALGPMGAPAGYGAFDISPDGRRVAYAAFDNQLGTGDLYVHDVETDVRTRLTFDAAGEEFPVWSPDGRTVYYLSTEGGVAEIRGLEPDGRGDPVVIYADSNLTRLDDVSPDGTRIAFGADESEGTGEEQAYVMDLDGEAPPIRIDPTSVSSGVPRFSPDGLWIAYAARDGGGWRLNLKANPPGSRKWQVSDTDAFWFDWHPQGDRLFHQWGSGDLSVTAVDLSGTSPAVGATRVQVRDLQTPISGLHGFRIAPDGERILITSGESMEDDRPIRLVIGWDRIVGDAMR is encoded by the coding sequence GTGATCGGCAAGACCCTCGCCCACTACGAGGTGACGGCGCACCTCGGTGCCGGCGGCATGGGCGAAGTCGTTCGCGCCCGTGACACCAAGCTCGGCCGCGACGTCGCCCTGAAGATCCTTCCGGCCGCAGTGGCCGACGACGCCGAACGCCTCGCCCGCTTCCAGCGCGAGGCCCAACTCCTCGCGTCGCTGAACCATCCGAACATTGCGGCGATCCACGGCGTCGAGGAGGACGACGACGTGCGCTTCCTCGTCATGGAACTCGCCGAGGGCGAGGACCTCCAGGTCCGCCTGCGCGACGGAGCCCTGCCGCTCGAGGACGCGACCGCCATCGCCCGCGACATCGCCGAGGGTCTGGAGGAAGCGCACGAATGCGGCGTGGTCCATCGCGACCTCAAGCCGGCGAACGTGATGGTCTCCACCAACGGCAAGGTGAAGATCCTCGACTTCGGTCTGGCCCGCGCCTACTCGGGCAGCGATCACGAGGAAGGCGATCCCGCCCTTTCGCCCACGATCACCGCCGCGATGACCTCCGCCGGCACCGTCCTCGGCAGCGCCGCCTACATGAGTCCCGAGCAGGCGAAGGGCCGCGAGGTCGACCGGCGCACCGACATCTGGGCCTTCGGCGTGATCCTCTACGAGATGATCACCGGCCAGCGGCTCTTCGAGGGCGAGACGGTCAGCGAGACGATGGCGGCCGTGCTGAAGGATCCGATCGACCTCGACACGCTGCCCGCCGAGGTGCCCGTCGGGATCCGATCGCTGCTCGCGCGCTGTCTCGAACGCGATCCGCGGCGGCGCCTGCGCGACATCGGCGAGGCGCGCATCCATCTCGATCCGTCGGCGACGACGACGGTGCTCTCGGGCGGCGCGCCGGCCGCGAAGGAACCGGTGGCGATGGGCGGTCGGGCCCCCGTCGTGCCGTGGACGCTGTTCGTTCTGGCCGTGCTGGCCGCGGCCTGGTTCGCTCTCGACCCGCTCGCGACGACACCCGAGGACGGCGCCGAGGGTGCGGGCGTGATCCGTGCGGCGATCGAACCGCCCGACGGCGTCGGTCTGCACCTGTCGGGAGCCAACCCGGGACCGGCGACGATCTCCCCCGACGGCACGCGCCTCGTCTACACCGCGCGCACCGAGAACGGCGGACGCGGTCTGTGGTTGCAGGAACTCTCGCACCGCGACGCACGACGACTCGAGGGCACCGACGACGGGCAATACCCTTTCTGGTCGCCCGACGGGCGCTCGATCGCCTACTTCAGCGACGCCGATCTGCGGGTCCACGACCTCGACTCGCGGACCGACCGCGCGGTGGCCGCCGCGGGCGGGGGAAAGGGGGGCTGCTGGTTTCCCGACGACACGATCCTCTTCGCGGCGAGTGCGGCGACCGCCCTCTCGCGGCTCGATCTCGCCACCGGTGAGGTCTCCGCCGTGACGCGTCTGTCCGACGAACCCGCGGCGAATTCGCATCGGCATCCACGCAGCCTGGGAAGCGACCGGTACTTCCTCTTCGCCGGACGAACCACCGAACGCGTGACCGGTCCGTCCGTCGCCATCCTCTTCGGCGACCTCGAGACCGGGGAGGTCCGCGAACTCCTCCGGGCCGACGGGCAGGCCGAGTTCGCGGCCGGCCATCTCTTCTACGCCCTCGAGAGCAAGCTCTACGCGCGACCCTTCGACGCCGCGCGCGGCGAGTTCACCGGGGTCGCGACGCTGGTCGCCGACGGTGTCGGCCTGATCCCCGGTGCCGGGCTGTCCCTGGTGAGCGTGGCGCCCACGGGAGCGCTCGCCTACCACCCCGGCGAGCGGGTCTCGCTCCTGGGCGATCTCCTGTGGTTCGACCTCGAGGGCGAAGCCCTCGGACCGATGGGCGCTCCGGCGGGCTATGGTGCGTTCGACATCTCGCCGGACGGACGTCGGGTCGCGTACGCCGCGTTCGACAACCAGCTCGGTACCGGAGATCTCTACGTCCACGATGTCGAAACGGACGTCCGGACGCGTCTGACCTTCGACGCGGCGGGCGAGGAGTTCCCGGTCTGGTCGCCCGACGGCCGGACCGTGTACTACCTGAGCACCGAGGGCGGCGTCGCGGAGATCCGCGGACTCGAGCCCGACGGCCGGGGCGATCCCGTCGTCATCTACGCGGACTCCAACCTCACCAGGCTCGACGACGTCTCACCCGACGGCACCCGGATCGCGTTCGGCGCCGACGAGAGCGAGGGGACCGGGGAGGAGCAGGCTTACGTCATGGATCTGGACGGGGAGGCCCCACCGATCCGCATCGATCCGACGTCGGTGTCGTCGGGCGTCCCCAGGTTCTCGCCCGATGGCCTCTGGATCGCCTACGCCGCGCGCGACGGCGGAGGCTGGCGCCTCAACCTCAAGGCGAACCCTCCCGGCTCGCGCAAGTGGCAGGTCAGCGACACCGATGCCTTCTGGTTCGACTGGCACCCGCAGGGCGATCGCCTCTTCCACCAATGGGGCAGCGGCGACCTCAGCGTCACGGCGGTCGATCTCTCCGGGACCTCGCCCGCGGTCGGCGCGACGCGCGTGCAGGTGCGTGATCTGCAGACGCCGATCAGTGGCCTGCACGGCTTCCGGATCGCTCCCGATGGCGAGCGCATCCTGATCACGTCCGGAGAGAGCATGGAGGACGACCGGCCGATTCGGCTCGTCATCGGTTGGGATCGGATCGTGGGCGACGCGATGCGCTGA
- a CDS encoding (Fe-S)-binding protein: MRVTLFVPCLVNHWSPAVGIATLEVLEKLGHEVVVPLGQTCCGQPMTNSGCYDEAEDAAWHMLHLLQETDCDAIVCPSASCTVAAKENFEHFEPGSRTRELTGRIHEFTEFLHDVAPVDGFPRRVERRVSLQLSCHGVRMLGLATPSEIRGTRDDKLANLLGRVDGLEILYPEPIDECCGFGGSYVKDEAAVSGKMGRDRARAHVATGADTVVGFDPSCLLHLDGVIRREELPVRTRHVAQILAEAL, translated from the coding sequence ATGCGCGTTACCCTGTTCGTCCCCTGCCTGGTCAACCACTGGAGCCCGGCCGTGGGCATCGCCACCCTCGAGGTGCTCGAGAAACTGGGACACGAGGTGGTGGTGCCGCTCGGGCAGACCTGCTGCGGGCAGCCGATGACGAACTCCGGCTGCTACGACGAGGCCGAGGACGCCGCGTGGCACATGCTCCACCTGCTGCAGGAGACGGACTGCGACGCGATCGTCTGTCCGTCGGCGAGTTGCACGGTCGCGGCGAAGGAGAACTTCGAGCACTTCGAACCCGGATCGCGCACGCGCGAACTGACCGGGCGGATCCACGAGTTCACGGAGTTCCTGCACGACGTGGCCCCGGTGGACGGCTTCCCGCGCCGGGTCGAGCGCAGGGTCAGTCTCCAACTCTCGTGTCATGGGGTGCGGATGCTGGGCCTGGCGACGCCGAGCGAGATCCGCGGCACACGCGACGACAAACTCGCGAACCTGCTCGGCCGCGTCGACGGCCTCGAGATCCTCTACCCCGAACCGATCGACGAGTGCTGCGGCTTCGGCGGCAGCTACGTCAAGGACGAGGCCGCGGTCTCGGGCAAGATGGGCCGCGACCGCGCCCGCGCCCACGTGGCCACCGGCGCCGACACGGTCGTCGGCTTCGACCCGTCGTGTCTGCTGCACCTCGACGGTGTGATCCGGCGTGAAGAACTGCCCGTGCGCACCCGACACGTGGCCCAGATCCTCGCCGAAGCCCTCTGA